Within the Epinephelus lanceolatus isolate andai-2023 chromosome 22, ASM4190304v1, whole genome shotgun sequence genome, the region ATGATTATGACCCATGATCACCAAACAGAAGCTGACAGAGCTGATAATGGAGGAAACGCAGCATTCCTGCAGCTGCAGCCAGGAGACCAGGTGTATGTGGTCTTGGCTGCAAACTCACATGTTTGGGGAACCAACTACCACACAACCTTCAGTGGATTCTTGGTCACTCAAATGTGAAAACTGATGTATATCTCTGTATCTATGTATATCTCTGTATCGCTGTTCATTCCTGCTTGAAGATCGATGTAAAGATCTGAGATCACTAAAAAAATACATCCGAGATCTGATGACACAGGAGGCTGTTGCTCAATCATAAAATAAAGAGTCTAAaagtgttttggggttttttttgcctcatttagttCTTTATGCTGAATTTATTCTAAATAATGAATTTATTtggaaaaatgaattaaaagaaGATATAGCTGGTCCCTGTATATTGTCTGGTTGTATGTTTctacagagaaaaagagacacaaagattAATGCAAACACTCAGGTTGATGAGGACAGGAGCACTTTAATTGCTATGCTTTTATGGCTGAATAATAAAGATGAGCTTTTTACTTTCAGCACTGGTCAGGAAAATGATTTGTATGAATTTGGTGATACTTTATTTTACTCTTTTCATATGTTTCTTTACATCgccttgtgtttctgtcatatcttgtccttccttttttttgtctttaataaaGAACTTTGAATTGCCAGATTGTTTAAAGGTGTTATACTGTACGAATAAAAAAGTTCAATCTTTGAACCCACCCTAACCACTGataaaattgttttgttttttttagaaaatatattattattttttcctcatCGCTCATGACAGCATTGCTCTGCCATTTGAGCACACCTGTCAAGCatgtacattgaaaacaatgaatttgagggcgcaaaaacGCGGCAAGTGTACAGCTCTTAAGAAGTCATTGAATCCATAAATTCAAAGAACAAGTGTTGATTCCACTGTTGTTTCCACAGGTATCTTCACTGCACCTGTTGCAGgtgtttattattttaccaTCTTCTATCATGCTAATGGACACCGTCCGGGAATGCTGTTACTGTACAAGAACAATCAAGTGATGGTCATGACAGACGATCACCAGTGTGGCTACGACACAGCTGATAATGGTGGAAACGCAGCGTTCCTGCAGCTGCAGCCAGGAGACCAGGTGTACGTGCTCATGCGCGCAAATACACATGTTTATGGGTCCGACGTCCATACAACTTTTAGTGGCTCTTTGGTCACTCAGATGTGAGAAATGTTGTATATATCTGTTCATTCCTGTTTGAATATGGATTTTAAAATCTGAGATCACAACATAAATACATCTattattgttgtattttaaaATCTGATGAAACAGAGGGCCGTTGATCATAGAATAAAAGTCTGAGAATTCCATAAGTATTCTTTATTTGTTGCTTTATTCAGTTCTGTACAATTGCAACTGCAAAATTGCCTGTttggaaagtaaaaaaaaaaaaaaaaaaagacaatactaCTGCCTCCAACATATTGTTTGGTTGTAGGTGTTTACAGACTGCTGGTGTTTAGTCTGCttatgtctctgtttgtgtggaCTGTGTCAGTTTTATCACCATGTTTtcgttgttttatgtttttatgatatAATTGattgttaccatggagataatAAAGTTGAATTACGATCTTGACCTTGATTGGAGTTTGTTttggtgatggccaaatgaggccttATGAaccattgtctttattttctgaagccaccagatggcgctgtctgttcaacaaaggtttaaaagcacacttcattgccagtccttcagcctttatctttaaaccaagacctttatctggtggggtcagaaaataaagacagtggctCATGAGGCTTCATGTGGCCATCACTATTTCTTGTTTTCTGCctgacactgaaaataaatattgtaaCTTCATGGGTCATGACAACTAATGGTGTTAGGAATGCCAGGCTTATGTCATGTTATGTGGACCTACTGACTTATTATTTTGATGCAATTAATATCTGTACTATGCAGTGTTAGGAAGGCCAGcctttttatattgttttacatATTGATGTAGTTTCATTCTGAGGCAGTTATAGCCTACTGCAGTGCTGTCTTGATTCTCCTAAAACTTGCTTTGTGCTGACATGTTGGCATTTGAAGTGTAAGATTTAATGTTATATTACTGTTAACTTGCAGTATATTGATGATGCATCTCTCTGCAGTCAGTGTTGGGGAATCCTGCAAAagtaacaagtagtgtaacaaattactTTCTACCATAGTAATTAagtaaaataactttttgtaaaAGTGACGagtaaagcaggatttatacttctgcactgAATTGGGCTGCCgtgcctgacgtgcacctccccagaaatgtaactatgcATCATAGTGACGCAGACCTCGTGTCTATCTTTGGGAGctaaaccatttccctcagtggaaacaaagcttttatttactttaatttatcCTGGATTCATATGAGTACAGGAAATGTCCAtgagccgctaggctaattcaaagaatagaatagaaacaactttattgatcccacaaggGGCAATTCATTTGTTGCGTCCCCATcccacaatgtacaaacaacaacaacaacaacaacaacaacaacaacaacaacaacaacaacaacaacaacatcaccaCACTAATCCATGCCAAGCACAGTCCAGTGAAACAGACAACCAAGTCGTTGATTGGGCATACAAGTTAAATGTCAGTAAAAAGACACAAGtatgaatataaatataaatataaatataaatataagaaAGAAAGTCCTTAATCCCTTCTATGCTGTCAGGACATTTGATAAACTAATTACCATCTAAGTTTAGTAACCCAATAGCTGAAGGGATAAAAGGCTTGAGcttataacgttagcatgttatatttgtttggaaaatgtgtttagtataagacagttgttttgtcagtgaaccttgtgagttgtaatggagccgaattttgtaacgttacctttgttaaatgttgctgttgtctctcgcttcatatgagtagaggaaaagtccactagctgctaggctaatttatataatgtaaaatgccgaaggcttgtgctaaaaacattagcatgttgtatttgtggggaaaatgtgttcagataaagacaagtactttgtttgtgaatgctgcgagttatagttaAGCaagtttttgtttgatattgtctctattaagtcatgtgtgtttaatgtgtgttttgggtgctTTCTGAAACAGCTGAACTTTACAGCACAGACtattgttttggaggtgtaactgcagagtgacacaaacacaccatcgAACTGTGAAGTGTGAAGTGTGAATGCTCACAATGGTTTAGGCCATGTGCGTAGGCCATGGCGtactgcatagagctgacaaaCAAGTATAAATCTTGCTTAATGTGTAATACCTAGGTCTTCAACAGCGGGTGTGGAACCCTTAAAGGGTTGTCAAAGTTACTGCAGGGGGACTGCCtaatttcttatttattttttttgtaatttatggcttaatcaaaaaaacaaacaaaacaaaaaaacatttaatttacagtacacCTGAATCATCTGCTAAATGGCTGCTTAGTTAATGCTAAGCTGCATTCGTCCCTAATTTAACAAGGCAAACCAGTTAGTTGAGGGTGAAATGCTTGTGAAACATCATGGCCATAAGTGCTTATTCATGGCACTTTCGGCCACCCTACACATTATTACAGTCCCAGTTTTATATAAAACTCGAATTAATGCAATATATATTCAGTAGGGAAGTCCCTGCTCCATCTGTTTTGCAGCTAAGAGGTCTTTGGCGTCAAATATGTTGAAGACATCTGGTGTAATATAACAGGCCTACTTATTTCGGAGGAACACCATCCACACTGGATATATCACAAAGAAAGGTTTGATAAGGACGGAAGGTCTTTATTCTTATGCTTTTATGGTTGAATAACAAAGATAAACATAATTTCAACACTGATAGCTGCACTTTTCAAAAGAATTGATATTGATGTGAGCAATATCTACAGTAAATTGATGTATTACTGGTGTCAGCTATCATGATATTAACTTATTACTGATAGTATTATGAAcgaacaataacaaaaaacaagccATAAAATGAGGCAAAGGTTCACTGATTTTTACTCCTGTTTCCTTGTTGGAGAATGTCAAAACAAGTCTGTTGACATTGGCACGTCaggaaaacagacacagacaaacagattcggatcttgttttattttgtgaaaataTTCAGAATTGATCGTTTCTTTGTGTTATCAAGACAGCTCAAATATCTTGCTTAAGAAAGTGGCCAGGGGATGGATTTGAATGATTAGAGTGATACTTAATTTTACTCTTTTCATGTGTGCTTCTTTACATTCTTCTATATTTCCTTTATATCGAGtccctctttcttttctgtcttaataaagcactttgaatagTCAGGTTGTTTAAAGGTGTTGTAGAGTCACACAGTGTTAACAGAAGGTAATTTAAATACCATGCAACATTCATTTCCATACACTGTACAAAACATAGGTAATGTGTGAAAATGTACAAAGACAAATGTGCATGTATATTGTATGTTGATAATGATTCTCCCTTTAATTCATTGATTGACATGCAGTATAGTTGAGCGTGTGACTCAGTGTAATTTAAACTTTTTCGTAAACATTTAAACTGGATTATGTCTCCTTTCATTCACATCAGACTGATGTTACTGTGTGCACAGCTCATTAGTGGCTTCATTTGATAGAGGGAATGCCACAAATAAGTGTTTAATCACTGATCCCCACCCTCACTGTTGATGAAATTAGTTTATTAATTAATCTTATTTCCTCATTGCTCGTCCACTGATCTTAAAAACAACATGATAAAGCCATGTATCAAATGGGAGGTTAAAAATTAACAGGTCATCTTTGAACACCATAAAAGCAGCCAGAGGGATCACATCAGTCAGAGTTTAGCTGACTGAACGATCTTGAATCAACTTGGAAGATGGATTTCGccatttcattgtttgttttgctgtccaGCAGCTTGATTTTGGCCCAGGATGATGGTAACGCCATCACAGAAAAACCTGATGAAACACGAACATGTCAGCCTGACATGTGTGATCTCCTGATGGCATTCGGTGCCATGAAAGAAAAGATTGCAGCTGTGGAAACCAGGCTGGAGGACAGCGAAACCAGGCTGAGAAACAGTGAAACCAGGCTGAAGGACAGTGAAACCAGGCTGAAGGACAGTGAAACCAGGCTGAAGGACAGTGAAAGCAGGCTGAAGAACAGTGAAAACCAGCTTCTAGAACTGAGAAACAAAGGTAAAGTGAAACTGTGTTTAATGATGGATGACACACAATAACTTGAGTAGGAAGAAAGCAAGTCCTACCAACTAAACAACAAAAGATGGAAGTAGCAGGAGAGAACGTGTTTCCTCACAGACAAGTTTCATTCACACGGTCGCTAAAAGTCTCTTCATGAGACTCTGGAAATACTTTACAAAATAACGTGatcagcatgttttgttttacacagAAAGAACCAAGGTGATATTCAGTGCAGCAACAGGAGGAGGTCAAGCAATTGGACCGttcaacacagacaaaactttAATCTACAGAACAGTGATAACAAACATCGGTGATGCCTACAGTCCACACACAGGTAATACTCAGTCACCTGCATCAAGTACCACCTGCTATGCTGAAACATCACGAAAAATAGACATACTGCCTTCCTGTCATGTGATCTACATGTTTAAgaacacactgaaacaatcaATTTGAGGAGGACAAAAATTACAGACTCAATTTTGGGTTATTTGGTTGGAAGGcaataaaataaagtgctgATGACTACTAATGATTCATGATGTGACCACCACCCTGTTGTCTCCACAGGTATCTTTGTTGCCCCTGTTGCAGGTGTTTATTACTTCACCATCTTTTTTCATGCTGGAGGACATGAATGGGCAGGGTTGCTGCTCTACAAGAACAATCAACTCATGATTATGACCGGTGATCACCAAACAGAAGCTGACACAGCTGATAATGGAGGAAACGCAGCGTTCCTGCAGCTGCAGCCAGGAGACCATGTGTATGTGGTCTTGGCTGCAAACTCACATGTTTGGGGAACCAGCCACACAACCTTCAGTGGATTATTGGTCACTCAAATGTGAGAATCAATGTATATCTCTGTATCTATGTATATctctgtatatgtgtatatctCAGTTTGGTTGaaaaacatgaaagaaaagACGATACTACTGCCCCCAAATTATTGTTTGGTCGGAGGTGTTTACAGACTGCTGGTGTTTAGTCTGCTTATGTCTCTGTTGGTGTGGACTGTGTCAGTTTGAtcaccatgtttttgttgttttatgtttttatgacatagcTGATTGCTACCATGGAGATAATAAAGTTGAATTCTGATCTTGACCTTGGGTGAAGTCTGTTGTTTTCTGCCagacactgaaaataaatattgtgcCGGAGGAAGATGAACTTCAGTAGAAGCATATCTAGACTGAATAGTGGTTGGCCCAGATTTGAGCAAAACGCTGTGAACTGACACTGAGATAGAAACTTCACTAACACTTTATTTGAAGGTATccacataagggtgacatgacactgtcatgaacattatgtacatgtcataaatgtttatgactgctgtcattaagtgtcattcggtttttgtaatgacaagttgacattgtttgggttgtcttgattatgacaacttgacattaatcaaagtgacattaccagaagttgtctttgtcatgacaagttgacattaaatttgtttgggatgtccttattatgagaggtgcatttcttgttaatgtcaagttgtaatgacaaagacatcttctggtaatgtcatcctggggCCTATTGCACAAAACTAGGATAAGGGATTAAGTCGGGATATCTTGGTTATCCTGGCTCAACTTATCCGTGATCCGGTTGCACAAAAGCGGGATAGTGGACAGCGGGATATGTTAtgacataagttaccatggagatttattctgtggaGCTAGCCTGCTCCAGACCAGGCTAAGTTCCAGGATCTATTTAATCTCATCCCTTATCTCAGTCAGCAGTCACCACAAACGGAAACCAATAGTTATTCCACTGCCCACTGCACATTGTTATCACATTCAACCAGACccactgtcattatttaaacatttatgatCATTAATTGCAAtcattttagataaatgatGATTTTAGATGATTTTGCAATCATTAGATTATTTACAGTTTTCCACAgactatataaaatacacatcccatataaatataaatacacatcaAAGAGTAACATGATGTTCCTTTATTGAATAAGGATAAATCAAAGCAAGTAAACCATGAGCTCCTTTCAAAACTGAAGTCACACAGTGACTCTACAAGATCGAAAGCACGGAATCAAAGCATATtatacacactgaaataaatgcaggacaaaACCATACACAACAAATGAACAGACAAATGAATGGATGCAGTAGCCTCCCTGCAAGCTTgtatacacacagtatacagCACAAACATCATAAGAGGCCAAATCaatttaaattgaataaaaaaaaaactcctctgCCAGTGCAGGACATATTTAACTGAAATTTAAAGCATGCATGTtaactaaaataatttaacacataTTGGTCCCTGACCAGCCGACCACTGTCGTCATCAGGGAAGATGGCAGGATTGTCCCAGTCCATGTGTGATGGCACTCTGGgggccctctccttcctcaggcAGGCCACATTGTGGAGGACAGCACAGGCCACAGTGATGTAACATGCCCTCAAAGGGCTGACCCTTAAGTGGTGAAGACAGTGAAAGCGTGCCTTCAGGAGGCCAAAGGTCATTTCGATCCTGGCCCTTGTCCTGGCATGGGCATGATTATAGGCCTGCTGTGCTTCCTGAGGGTCTATGTATGGTGTGAGGAGAAAAGGCCCCCAGCAACACACCAGAGAATTCACCTGTCAGTACAAAATCTCATCATCACAACCTCATAAATAGAGTGACATTCTTGACACAGCCATGATGTAAAAAGTGGTTATTAACAGAGGTTGTGTGGCTCACCTTGTGATAGGCGCTGATAGATTCCAGAGGTCCGAAAGACCCGGGAGTCATGGACCGAGCCGGGCCACTTTGCCACAACATTGCTGATCACATAGTCAGCATCGCAGACCATCTGAAATTATAAGATAAAGACTATTAAACCAATCAGTGCACATCACAAGCAATGCACAGTGTTCATTAATCTACAATAGCAAAAAGTCATGTTCACCTGAACATtgaaacagcagaggagcaTGAGGAGCAAAGataaggtaagataagataagaggtactttatttatcccaaagggaaattcaattaAGTCAGTGAGCTCATCTATTTATCAAAGAGTTACACAGTTTGATGGAGTTACATTTACACAATTTCACTCACATCTGCAGTCAATTTCACTTACATTTTCAACTGATTCATAATCAGAGTACAACTACGTTTTCGGAGATGTTACTTAACTATTTGGATTGTAATTGTGATGGTTTCAGCGGAGCAGTGAGCGTGTATTTGTGCACTACTTACGCATTCAGGCGGTCTGCAATACTTTGCCACGCTTTCTCTCCTTGTTTTATAACTGTGGCGGTGTTGCCTTTCTTTTTGATTTGATCTTTTACCTCTTCGTAAGCCTCCGTGAGGATTTCTGCCTCCGACGGGGAAAAGTACGCCACTGTTGCTGTGGTGAATCGGTGAATCTGTGATCGATGGCGGGGTCTATTTGAGGAAGCTGCGTGCGCCCACTGATCCAGGATTGGTTTCACCTGGCTTGATGAATCCGTGTCTGCTCATCCTGGCTTGGTCTTTGTGCAACCAATTAAGCCTGGACGTTCTTGTTTTGGATTCGTTGAACCCAGCTCAGTCATTTATCCTTAAGTTGTCATtgtcaaacaaatttaatgtcaacttgtcatgacaaagacaacttctggtaatgtcactttgattaatgtcaacttgtcataatcaagacagcagtcataaacgtttatgacatgtacatagtgttcatgaccgtgtcatgtcatagttatgacagtgtcatgtcacccttatgtacaTACCTTAAAGTAAAGTGTTATCAAAACTTCTCTGTGATCAAAACTAATTAAGAGCTGTGTCTGAAAGGCCTACACACGTCCCCCAACTATCAAGAAGAGCATTGTGATCAGTAGTGTTGAGGTGTGCGTTTTGCTCATTTTGATAAATGGATGGTGGACTTTGAGAACACCAgggacaacaatgaaaataagtccAGGACTTTATTGTTCTATCACCAACAAAGTCTGATATGTTGTAtcataaataaatcacacagaAAGGGTTGATAAGGAGTGGAGCACTCAAATTTTTAGGCTTTTATGGCCAAATAATGAAGAtcattttaatttcaacaaTGATACCTGCTCCAGAAAAAAGCTGATGTGAGCAATATCTACAGTAAATTGATGTATTACTGGTGTCAGCTATCATGATATTAACTTATTACTGATAGTAAATGCAGTTCCAGGGTATTATGAatgaacaataacaaaaacaagccaTAAAATGAGGCAAAGGTTCATTGATGTTTACTCCTGTTTCCTTGTTGGAGAATGTCACAACAAGTCTGTTGACATTGACATGTCaggaaaacagacacagactaACAGATTTggatcttgttttattttgtgaataTATTCAGAATTGATCGTTTCTTTGTGTTATCAAGACAGCTCAAATATCTTGCTTAAGAAAGTGGCCAGGGGATGGATTTGAATGATTGGAGTGATACTTAATTTTACTCTTTTCATGTGTGCTTCTTTACATTCTTCTGTATTTCCTTTATATCAAGTCCCTCTTTCTTTTATGTCTTAAAGcctttggaaacacagcttgaaatagtaaaaatgcatatattatatcaaagtcgagtgtctcattaatcatccacaaaagtctgagtgaaaataacctggtttaaaaacagctcattttgctgtttagaccacTTGCCAGGACAGAGTGGGGGCCTGGCAGATAACactctgattgacagctccctcgttttgattgacatctccctggctcagcaatggctgccacaaatttaatccagccgtacatgtttgagccctctgatgattcagaggacgaagcagaagctgaaaatgattcctttcaggtggtcactgaatggtaagtttcaaaatgttttgtgattcatattaatgtt harbors:
- the LOC117272684 gene encoding complement C1q subcomponent subunit B-like isoform X1: MDFAISLFVLLSSSLILAQDDGNAITEKPDETRTCQPDMCDLLMAFGAMKEKIAAVETRLEDSETRLRNSETRLKDSETRLKDSETRLKDSESRLKNSENQLLELRNKERTKVIFSAATGGGQAIGPFNTDKTLIYRTVITNIGDAYSPHTGVFVAPVAGVYYFTIFYHAQGLLHSRLWLFKNKQHMLTTNDHQTNADGADNGGNAVFMQLQLGDQVYVLMDKGSHVWGTDYHTTFSGFLVTQM
- the LOC117272684 gene encoding cerebellin-2-like isoform X2, with protein sequence MDFAISLFVLLSSSLILAQDDGNAITEKPDETRTCQPDMCDLLMAFGAMKEKIAAVETRLEDSETRLRNSETRLKDSETRLKDSETRLKDSESRLKNSENQLLELRNKERTKVIFSAATGGGQAIGPFNTDKTLIYRTVITNIGDAYSPHTGIFVAPVAGVYYFTIFFHAGGHEWAGLLLYKNNQLMIMTGDHQTEADTADNGGNAAFLQLQPGDHVYVVLAANSHVWGTSHTTFSGLLVTQM